A stretch of DNA from Sebastes fasciatus isolate fSebFas1 chromosome 16, fSebFas1.pri, whole genome shotgun sequence:
gacaccagcgcaaacgggcctgatggtgaagggcagtcattgcaggcttcctggtagccttatgagaatacactgtttaccattggcagaacattttggcaaatttttcttgggcgctccccacatatcagctgtgctgctcatcccacaaatgcatgatccttacaagttggacatcattgcgaaggtaaataaacaggctttccaacgatgtaaaatacaatgccaattagcattgtaacaacagagaaataatcgaccaaacacaagtttccgaactttgtttttccagtatatatatatgtatatatgtatatacagtatatatatttatatatatatatacatatatataaatatatatatatgtatatacagtatatacatatatatatatacatataaataatatttttcctCACTTTCTACattgaggtaataaattaacaaataaagaaataaagaaataaatacacttttcaccccgtAACTCTCTTTCGCATAGTTCTTCATCTGCCCAGccgcatttatttattaataaaacactacaattgtagtgaaactgactaaacacttgtaagccaacaatatcagggactaattatttatttatattataataagcagttatttctgaaaacaaaaatcttaatttttgccTTAATACCCTTGTGATATCTGATGTGTTTTGCGGTTTATGGCGCTAGGGTAAGGGTTCTGGTGGGTCTGGGGGGCTCTAAATCCGAAttttgcctagggcaccaaaagggctagagccggccctgtaCATATGATACTaataatatcatcatcatcatcatcatcatcatcattattatcatctttATTTGAAGAGAACTTGTTTTAACAAACAAgctacaaagtgcttcacataaGGCAGCACATTAAAAACCAACGTCCATAAAAGCAGATAGAAAAACCTATTTGTAAATAAAGATATTAAAACAAAGTGAGTTTTCAGCTCATAACATACAGGGAAGCCAGAATAAGGAGGCTAACACAAGTGGGATGTGGTAGAACAAAGATGCAAATGCAGACAGCAAAATACAGAGGAATAGAATGACCTgatatttccaaaaataataGTCACACAGATAGGGGCCTTTTTTGAGTGCTTGTTTTGTGAGATTCAGTTGAAACTGTGCCAGTCATTATTACTCATCTACATCATGAGACTCAAACATTCCCTTTAGATGCACAGTCATGACTAAGCTTCACTgcctctgaaaaaaaagagtacTAATttcgccactaatttctttaacgcattaacgcaatcgatcggGCTCGGTTTTCTTCCAAAAATGTTTTgtctagtgaagatactggcatcatatgaaactagaaaaaatgaagccatactagcttgttgcgaaggaggttaaataacgcttgcgctaaactttggcgaggaaaaactggcatggccattttcaaaggggtcccttgacctctgacctcaagatatgtgaatgaaaatgggttctctgggtacccacgagtctcccctttacagatatgcccactttatgatatcacatgcagttttgggcaagtcatagtctaaatatatatatgtatatatatatatatatatatatatatatatatatatcagcatGCAGAGCAATAAGAAAAGTGACATATAACTTTCCTTCCTTATCTGTTTCAGTGTGTGggacatttaaattgaaataTCCTGGTAAAAAAGGTGATGCATCTTGAATACACAGCCACACTCTGTACTTAAAGCCACAAAGAAAGAAACTCTTAATTACATAAAAGCTCAAAATATTACTTTAAATAATAGGTATCATAGACATGAGCATGTAATCAGCGCTCCTGAAAACACTCATTCGCCACAAgcaaaaaaatacaagatgatGCATTTTCTGTGTAGCTCACTTCCTCTCCTATTACCTACCTCACTTCTTTCAGCCTGAATCATATTGGTGACCACAAGATgctgaaacagagagagagagtaagagagagcgagaggtagacagagaggaaaaaaaagaaaaaactccagaaACTCCAGAAACCGAaagcaaaatgacaaatataTAAACAGAGCCTCACTACAGCATGAAAGCATCTTGCTCTTGTTCACTACTCCTCCAAGGTAAGCTCATCTTGAAAATATAGATCCTTTAGACATTAGTTTGATGGTTTGAGTATTtgtctatatacatatatattaatttagattttattttctgGAATTATTTACTGTATCACAACGGCAAGCAACTGTAGAAACAGATGCACAGTGTGTTTATGGCAGTGTATATAAATGGAATAATTTGTAggtaatattttgtatttatttcttggACACCATGACTGTCAAACTTCAAGTAAAGAGGCTTGTCAGACAGCTGCAGTGTTTCTGTATGCTTGATACCGTCTTAGTGTTCATTATCAGTTCTAATAACTTTtctgttgtttatttgtgtacAACTGAGTGAGCTTTTGTCATCAATGATTTGGTAGAGATCATTAGGAAACACTGTCATTGTTTCAGTGAATGAGAAGTAAGTTGACTCATGAAGAAGACTGTGTTGCTCCAACAACACCTGATGCAactcaaaaaaaacaaccagctGCCAGCAGTGATGTGGTGTGCTCGCAGAAGTCTGTAATCTATAGTATGCTGATTAGGATTAAGGACGTTGCACAGATATTTTAGGGTGCAAGGCCACAAACTTAAACAGAGCAATAATGAGAAAATGCTTCCTTCACCACTGAAACCATTTAGAGGAATTAAGACATGTCTGTTTTCCATGCATATGCAACCAGACCAACTATAGTGTCACTGAATTACATAAAGAAAGCATGTGAGGATTCCGCATGGTGGAGGTTGGAGGATGTGGGGGTGGATTATCTTTCAAAAATATTAGTGGACTTCCTTTCGGACACTAACTATCGAAATTGACATTTAAGTTCCCATAAAGAGAATCAGCGTAGTTAACCGGAACGTTGTGGTTTGTGTCGGAAGTGATACTATGGgtcacccttttttttttttttttttacagtgttttacaCAGAAGTGCTGCATCTAACCCATATTTCTGGTCATGCCTCTGTTTCAGATGACTGTTTGGTGGCAGGCTCTCATCCTCCTTTGCTGCGTCCTGAACTGTGTGGAGTCCTCTTCTCCATCTCCAGTCCTTCAGAGGAATAAATACAACAACTCCTTTCGTCTCACAAGGTCCACCCGAACCCGTGTCCAGCAGCTGCAGAGGAAATATGTGAGTACTGCAAAACTACTCTCTGCTGACTGGCCAGCTTATTACTGTGAGCCAGTATCAGTTTCCCCTAACTGCAAATATTTAATGGTTACCATGTTTACTTTAATAGAAGGAGCAGCAGTTGGGGAATAAGCATTTTGAGGACAGAAACCGGCAGTTAAAGGACCTGCCATTGCTTTCTACAGATTTcgacagctggctggagctgACGGTCAGTATCTTTTCTGCTTGATTGtttcaaaacacagaaaatcccTGTCTGGTTATTTTGCATAACACTTTCTCAAAGTTTTTTGAGAATTTCTCCCACTGTTTTGAAACGAAACGACATCGTCTGAGTGTCTGCTCTTGCAGAATGTAAGACTTTGAGTGGCATTCCCCTTTACAACTGCAAGCACAGAGAGGGGGGGTTGTGCAACATTTTGATTATGTAATCATGTGGTTGTGTCTTGTTGCGCGTTCAGGACTGGGAACGACTGCACGCTGCTTTCTGGGACATGCAGGCCTATTGGAATATGCTGGAACGGAAGAGAAAACagctggagagggaggagagagagcagctggtGGCCCGGGCGGTCGGCACCACTTTACCTCAGAGCATCAGGCACATTCAGCTGGACCTGAGGGACCTGATGAGCCAAGTCAGCAGTCAGGTATCCACAGTGTTCTTACTGTAATCTTATCATTTCATCTTCTTTTTAGCCCACGCAAATACTTTGGAGGAAGTGACACCGAGGTCTGATAGAAATGGTTTTGCTTTCTTCTGCAGATGAGTTACATGAGGAACTCTTGGACGAAGCCAACCTCTCCTACACCGTTGAACCCACAAACCAGATCCAAAACAGAATGGGACAGCCGAGTGGAGGGTTACATCATTCTGAGGGATCTAGACCTTTACCTCACCAAGCTGGCAAGAGACTTCCTCCTACTGGCTTCGAAAACACACTTATGACTGAAAACAGAacactgacaacacacacatgcacacaaacaggcaAAACCAAGAAACGACTGAACTGAAAAGCAGCAGCTAAATTGGAATAATAGTTGTGATAACTTTAGTGTTTTATTGGTGTCTTTTTAcatgatgttttactgtatgtttaaGGGCTTTCCTGGGTATTTCCCACAGTTTCTGTCTCACCTCTAACTGTAAGTTAGCAATAAGCTCCGAGAGAACACTTCCCAACATGCTGTTTTTCCCCCCAAGCCCTCAGTCTACTGGACTTTCCAAAGATATATTTGCTATTTATTGACATATTTATTAAGATGATATTTATTTCAAAgtggtttatttttatttctcttaCAATATAGAGATACagtgttttacattattatattttttatttgatagaGTGGAAATATATTTATGCATGACTGACAATAAAGAGATGAAGCATTTGAAACAGTGACGACTTCATGTTAtgattttctaaaaaaaaaagattcagtcATTATTGCAACATTAAAGACATTCTCGTAATAATGATGATGCATATGAATGAATAAGGGAGCTTCCTTCTGttgagtgtgttgtgtgtgcttGTGGATTCATCCTGTCGGCTACAAACTAACACGTAACTTCTGAGTGGCAATCCTCCAGTTAGCTGAAAGGGTTACTGTTTGTCTGGTTTCTGTTTCTTCATGTGCTGTTGATCCGAGGGGCAATCTGCAAAGTGAAACCAGATTGAACGCAGTCATTTGGCGGAAaagtttttaatataaaaagaaaaaaacgttcGTCCCTGTAAGCTCCACACATGACATCAGAACAGCCACTGACTCACCACTAACAGATGTCCTCGCTTGCCTTTCGCCACCTTTAGCTCTGATCCCCTGACAAAATCAATGATTCCCTCCTTGCCTCGAGCCACAACAAACCTAATGCTGCGTGCCACACAAGAgggaacaaataaaagacaggaTAGAGACATGTGTACTGTTGGGTTGACCACAAAAGAGAAGCAGTCAGAGAGGCCTCACCTGCCCGGGCTGATGTTGACGTAGTTGACCTTGCTGGCCATCATGGCTAGTTTTGTCACCAGCTCAATCACGTGGTTGCAGTGCAGCACCACGTCACCCTGCAGGAGACACAACTGGATTTAGAGTGGTTGTGCAATAGTAAAACAGTCATGACTACTGTGTCTTACTGTACCTTCTGCTTATTGTCCTCGTTGGGCATGTGCAGAACAAACATCCCATCACTGAGAGAGCTCACAGAGATTCCTGTGTAAAGAGGAAACCTGGCTTGGACTTATTGAACACAATCACAATGAATTATTCAGTAACGTTTTAGCCACATTCTTTAGTCAGTAAAAAGCCAAAAGCTTTCTGTCCACATCTCCTGATTTGGTTTCATTATAATTGCTCATTCTCTCAGTTAAAAGTATCTATTTTTTCTGCCAAAGGATGACAAGAGCATTGGACACAAACACTGCTTGGTgtttttagcctcctttgcaataggctagtatgacatggtaggtaccaatggattccttaggtttcatatgctgccagtatcttcactctagctttaaaactgagttgcatcaatgcattattattgcgttaactttaacagccctaaatACAATATAAGAGAAATGGAAATGAGCTCAGCAGTGATCATGGATTCAAGGACATTGCTCAATACCTTAACATGATACATATCTCCACACCCTCTCCCCACCTCACCTCTCAGAGCGCTGTAGTCAATCTTCTGTTTGATCTTGGTCTTGTCCACCAGCACAGCAAAGGTGTTAGTGAGGAGCAGCTGCCGAGGACGAGGCTTGAAACCCCTCCTGTCATACTTCACGACTGAAACGCCGTACTGAGAAGCACAAGGAGACCCATTACTGTGAGGCGGCTGAAAATTGTACGTAGAAATTTAATATGATGGCATCGGATACAGAAGGTCCATCCCACCTGCACTTTGTCGTTGCCGAGGGTCTGGGCGACTTTGAGATTGATTTGCTCGCGTTCTATAAAAAGCAAAGGGAACGTCTCTGTAAATGTTCTTGCCTCTTCTGTATGGTGTTAGTTAGTACAGACAGCGGTAATCAATGCATGTATCAGTACGCACCCAGCCTGGAGTCCAAAAACAGCCTTCCAACACCTTGAGGGTAGCTGTCTTTCTGATCCTTGAAGATCTCACTGGCTACAACCTTCTGCATCATCTaaagcaaagaaagaaaaatcaagccatatgaaaacaattttttttttaaaaaagcaagtAAGGCCTTCTGAAGTAAGTGTACCTGCTTCTTCCATTCAGGCTGGACCCTTCTGCAATACGTCATGACCATGTTTCTCATGTGCATCCTCTGCAGGTGCTCAGAGGACTGTAGGGAACCATGGAATTGACAATGCAGAATTTGCATTAATAACTCTGCAGGTTTCTGCTTACTTCTACTACATATTCATTCTTTTATCTGTATGTAATGATGTGAGTCAGCAAAATGACCCTCTGCGTGTACCTCaacgagggagggaggaggtgtcGGCCAGCTTTTGTCCAAAACGCTCTTGGGCAGGTTGTTACGTAGATTCTTGAGGAAGGAGTAGCGTTGGTGATCCAGGAAATACTCATTCTCCGGGCAGTATTCCTCATGGCGGTAGATGAAACCTTTTATGAGCctgaaaaaaagagacagatacaaGGAAAGAAATTAACTGCACATGCAAAACGCAGTCGcgaaaatacatacagaaacaacCAGTAACAAAGTATCAGTGAAGCACCTGCGTATTAACTCAGCAGCTTGTCGACGCCTCTTAGCCCTCCTGCGTG
This window harbors:
- the LOC141753122 gene encoding uncharacterized protein LOC141753122; protein product: MTVWWQALILLCCVLNCVESSSPSPVLQRNKYNNSFRLTRSTRTRVQQLQRKYKEQQLGNKHFEDRNRQLKDLPLLSTDFDSWLELTDWERLHAAFWDMQAYWNMLERKRKQLEREEREQLVARAVGTTLPQSIRHIQLDLRDLMSQVSSQMSYMRNSWTKPTSPTPLNPQTRSKTEWDSRVEGYIILRDLDLYLTKLARDFLLLASKTHL